In Columba livia isolate bColLiv1 breed racing homer chromosome Z, bColLiv1.pat.W.v2, whole genome shotgun sequence, one DNA window encodes the following:
- the IDNK gene encoding probable gluconokinase isoform X4, whose product MVLVVVMGVSGSGKTTVGSRLAAKLGWKFYDADDYHSPENKKKMAEGIPLNDEDRIPWLCALHDTLRREDSSRQDAILACSALKKMYRQVLVSGASAIESNQSQQPGENAALKILFVHLDGPMDIIAGRLEKRRGHFMPPELLKSQFDTLEPPSAPESFITVSLEKSLPEIVLEIERAISQHEAFLE is encoded by the exons atggtgctggtggtggtgatgggCGTGAGCGGCTCCGGGAA GACCACGGTCGGGTCGCGGCTGGCAGCCAAG CTGGGATGGAAGTTCTATGATGCAGACGATTATCATTCTCctgagaacaaaaagaagatgGCAGAAGGAATACCACTAAATGATGAG gacAGGATTCCCTGGCTTTGTGCATTGCATGATACACTACGGAG AGAAGACTCATCTAGACAAGATGCAATTCTGGCCTGTTCTGCACTGAAGAAGATGTATAGGCAGGTATTGGTTAGTGGAGCATCTGCAATTGAAAGCAACCAGTCACAGCAACCAGGAGAAAACGCAGCACTGAAGATCCTCTTTGTTCATTTGGATGGGCCTATGGACATCATTGCTGGccgcctggagaagaggagaggacaTTTTATGCCACCTGAGCTTCTCAAGTCTCAGTTTGATACTCTGGAGCCTCCTAGTGCACCAGAAAGCTTTATTACTGTGAGTCTAGAAAAATCTCTCCCTGAAATAGTGCTGGAGATCGAGCGTGCCATTTCTCAGCATGAGGCTTTTCTGGAGTAA
- the IDNK gene encoding probable gluconokinase isoform X3, producing the protein MAEGIPLNDEDRIPWLCALHDTLRREDSSRQDAILACSALKKMYRQVLVSGASAIESNQSQQPGENAALKILFVHLDGPMDIIAGRLEKRRGHFMPPELLKSQFDTLEPPSAPESFITVSLEKSLPEIVLEIERAISQHEAFLE; encoded by the exons atgGCAGAAGGAATACCACTAAATGATGAG gacAGGATTCCCTGGCTTTGTGCATTGCATGATACACTACGGAG AGAAGACTCATCTAGACAAGATGCAATTCTGGCCTGTTCTGCACTGAAGAAGATGTATAGGCAGGTATTGGTTAGTGGAGCATCTGCAATTGAAAGCAACCAGTCACAGCAACCAGGAGAAAACGCAGCACTGAAGATCCTCTTTGTTCATTTGGATGGGCCTATGGACATCATTGCTGGccgcctggagaagaggagaggacaTTTTATGCCACCTGAGCTTCTCAAGTCTCAGTTTGATACTCTGGAGCCTCCTAGTGCACCAGAAAGCTTTATTACTGTGAGTCTAGAAAAATCTCTCCCTGAAATAGTGCTGGAGATCGAGCGTGCCATTTCTCAGCATGAGGCTTTTCTGGAGTAA
- the IDNK gene encoding probable gluconokinase isoform X2, which yields MTQVVIHIMLGWKFYDADDYHSPENKKKMAEGIPLNDEDRIPWLCALHDTLRREDSSRQDAILACSALKKMYRQVLVSGASAIESNQSQQPGENAALKILFVHLDGPMDIIAGRLEKRRGHFMPPELLKSQFDTLEPPSAPESFITVSLEKSLPEIVLEIERAISQHEAFLE from the exons ATGACACAAGTGGTGATTCATATTATG CTGGGATGGAAGTTCTATGATGCAGACGATTATCATTCTCctgagaacaaaaagaagatgGCAGAAGGAATACCACTAAATGATGAG gacAGGATTCCCTGGCTTTGTGCATTGCATGATACACTACGGAG AGAAGACTCATCTAGACAAGATGCAATTCTGGCCTGTTCTGCACTGAAGAAGATGTATAGGCAGGTATTGGTTAGTGGAGCATCTGCAATTGAAAGCAACCAGTCACAGCAACCAGGAGAAAACGCAGCACTGAAGATCCTCTTTGTTCATTTGGATGGGCCTATGGACATCATTGCTGGccgcctggagaagaggagaggacaTTTTATGCCACCTGAGCTTCTCAAGTCTCAGTTTGATACTCTGGAGCCTCCTAGTGCACCAGAAAGCTTTATTACTGTGAGTCTAGAAAAATCTCTCCCTGAAATAGTGCTGGAGATCGAGCGTGCCATTTCTCAGCATGAGGCTTTTCTGGAGTAA
- the IDNK gene encoding probable gluconokinase isoform X1, with translation MAEIISIHSCVLPGLQTAWEPVGKKRPTRQKSYRQKGTTVGSRLAAKLGWKFYDADDYHSPENKKKMAEGIPLNDEDRIPWLCALHDTLRREDSSRQDAILACSALKKMYRQVLVSGASAIESNQSQQPGENAALKILFVHLDGPMDIIAGRLEKRRGHFMPPELLKSQFDTLEPPSAPESFITVSLEKSLPEIVLEIERAISQHEAFLE, from the exons ATGGCGGAAATCATTTCTATTCATTCGTGTGTGTTACCGGGCCTGCAAACAGCCTGGGAACCAGTAGGAAAGAAACGCCCGACCAGGCAGAAAAGCTACAGACAAAAAGG GACCACGGTCGGGTCGCGGCTGGCAGCCAAG CTGGGATGGAAGTTCTATGATGCAGACGATTATCATTCTCctgagaacaaaaagaagatgGCAGAAGGAATACCACTAAATGATGAG gacAGGATTCCCTGGCTTTGTGCATTGCATGATACACTACGGAG AGAAGACTCATCTAGACAAGATGCAATTCTGGCCTGTTCTGCACTGAAGAAGATGTATAGGCAGGTATTGGTTAGTGGAGCATCTGCAATTGAAAGCAACCAGTCACAGCAACCAGGAGAAAACGCAGCACTGAAGATCCTCTTTGTTCATTTGGATGGGCCTATGGACATCATTGCTGGccgcctggagaagaggagaggacaTTTTATGCCACCTGAGCTTCTCAAGTCTCAGTTTGATACTCTGGAGCCTCCTAGTGCACCAGAAAGCTTTATTACTGTGAGTCTAGAAAAATCTCTCCCTGAAATAGTGCTGGAGATCGAGCGTGCCATTTCTCAGCATGAGGCTTTTCTGGAGTAA